One window of the Chryseotalea sp. WA131a genome contains the following:
- a CDS encoding glycoside hydrolase family 127 protein, whose amino-acid sequence MAKAFNLLTFVFLGTILVTSCSEQRSGQLQETEQHQGLSEKLQLLRLSEIKPSGWLKQQMDGDLDGFTGHLDSIVPDLILKDDIYGKDRLSKKVKTKDVGAITDDGQWQVQFLWWNSETQSNWWDGYLRHAILTGNAYHLARAEKYVNRILQTQDEDGYLGIYDQELRYKFDNENGELWSKTTLLRGLLGWYEYTKNEKVLAAIERAAKNIVNNYPINASHPFYSTNPDASGLTHGLMITDVFERVYQLTKKSEYKTYCVFLYKDFSANKLNEDAQIPKLMDSAYKLRGHGAHTYEHLRALSAAAYSSEDPELMKALDNFLKKIAGTTAPSGGPIGDEWISQREADATTTGYEFCSTHELMHSYISLLGKTGAMEYAEKVERVFFNAAQGARHPQYSAIAYLKTDNSFSMNGKRNDDTTQPKQTRYKYSPAHQDAAVCCVPNAGRIGPYYVQSMWMKDSEGLVATLLGPSEVSTEINGENVLIKEITEYPYGNSIRFVVEKNGKKTLTLKIRKPSWADEIKSSVDYKKEGDLLVFRSEKELTDFELTFKTSVKEHLFKKKEVYFTYGSLVYALPISSQETISKNFPISGFHDYQYSPSPLGFARYLLPAASNLVGDDSKITGVFLNERTRKQENRELVPMGKSILRQVTFQRE is encoded by the coding sequence ATGGCTAAAGCATTTAATCTATTAACCTTTGTTTTTTTAGGCACTATTCTAGTCACAAGCTGCTCTGAACAACGCTCAGGACAACTTCAAGAAACTGAACAACACCAAGGTCTGTCTGAAAAACTTCAGCTCTTGCGCCTTTCAGAAATTAAACCAAGCGGTTGGCTTAAGCAGCAAATGGATGGAGATTTGGATGGCTTCACCGGGCATTTGGATAGCATCGTGCCCGACTTGATTTTGAAAGATGATATTTATGGAAAGGACAGACTTTCAAAAAAAGTGAAAACGAAAGACGTGGGGGCTATCACTGATGATGGCCAGTGGCAGGTTCAATTTCTTTGGTGGAACTCAGAAACCCAAAGCAATTGGTGGGACGGCTACCTACGTCACGCAATTCTAACGGGCAATGCTTATCACTTGGCAAGAGCAGAAAAATATGTAAACAGAATACTACAGACGCAAGATGAGGATGGTTACTTAGGAATCTATGATCAAGAACTGAGGTATAAATTTGACAATGAAAATGGGGAGCTTTGGTCCAAAACAACCTTGCTCAGAGGACTTTTAGGTTGGTATGAATATACAAAAAACGAGAAAGTGCTAGCGGCAATAGAAAGAGCCGCTAAAAACATCGTCAACAATTATCCAATAAATGCTTCTCATCCATTCTACTCTACCAATCCCGATGCCAGTGGATTGACACATGGGTTAATGATTACGGACGTATTTGAACGAGTGTATCAACTCACTAAAAAAAGTGAGTACAAAACCTATTGTGTTTTTCTTTATAAAGATTTTTCTGCGAATAAACTGAACGAAGATGCACAGATACCGAAATTGATGGATAGTGCTTATAAACTTCGCGGGCATGGCGCGCATACGTATGAGCACCTCCGTGCATTGTCGGCAGCGGCTTATTCATCCGAAGATCCTGAATTAATGAAAGCATTGGATAACTTCCTTAAGAAAATTGCTGGCACAACAGCTCCCTCAGGTGGGCCGATAGGAGACGAATGGATCAGCCAACGGGAAGCGGATGCAACCACTACTGGCTATGAGTTTTGTTCTACACACGAGTTGATGCATTCCTATATAAGTCTACTAGGAAAAACTGGCGCTATGGAGTACGCAGAAAAAGTGGAGCGGGTATTTTTTAATGCTGCACAAGGTGCTCGACACCCCCAATACAGTGCGATTGCCTATTTAAAAACGGATAACTCTTTCTCGATGAACGGTAAGCGTAATGATGATACCACTCAGCCAAAACAAACGCGTTATAAGTATTCACCGGCTCATCAGGATGCTGCGGTTTGTTGTGTGCCGAATGCTGGCCGGATAGGACCCTACTACGTTCAAAGTATGTGGATGAAAGACTCTGAGGGCTTGGTTGCCACTTTATTGGGGCCATCCGAAGTAAGCACTGAAATAAACGGTGAAAATGTGTTGATCAAAGAAATAACAGAATATCCTTACGGTAATTCCATACGATTTGTGGTAGAAAAAAATGGCAAAAAGACACTAACACTGAAAATCCGTAAGCCTTCTTGGGCGGATGAGATTAAATCTTCTGTGGATTACAAAAAAGAGGGTGATCTTCTTGTCTTCCGATCTGAAAAGGAGTTGACAGACTTTGAATTGACCTTTAAAACTAGTGTGAAAGAGCACTTATTCAAGAAGAAAGAGGTTTATTTCACCTATGGATCATTGGTCTACGCGTTACCAATTTCCAGTCAAGAGACAATTAGTAAGAATTTCCCGATATCGGGATTTCATGATTACCAATATAGCCCTAGCCCTCTTGGTTTTGCAAGATACCTCTTGCCAGCCGCGTCAAATTTGGTGGGCGATGACTCTAAAATAACAGGTGTTTTTCTGAACGAAAGAACCCGAAAACAGGAAAATCGCGAGCTTGTACCAATGGGCAAGTCGATTCTGCGGCAGGTTACCTTTCAAAGAGAATAG
- a CDS encoding cyclomaltodextrinase C-terminal domain-containing protein codes for MKLNTVQVLVRSTDPTFSKQTFTVNYRLDTYLYNDLNFMNRCNATLYAEYPKLTIFGELWVHGVPSQSYAEQTSKFTTAIDVLSSNSFDLSTKTKIPTKTMWVLELKK; via the coding sequence ATGAAGTTAAATACCGTTCAGGTATTGGTGAGAAGCACAGATCCGACATTTAGCAAGCAGACTTTTACAGTTAATTATCGGTTGGACACGTATTTGTATAACGATTTGAATTTTATGAATCGTTGTAATGCAACCCTGTATGCCGAGTATCCGAAGCTTACCATTTTTGGCGAGCTGTGGGTACATGGCGTACCCTCACAATCCTATGCCGAGCAAACATCCAAATTCACTACGGCTATCGATGTATTGAGTAGTAATTCATTTGACCTCTCCACAAAGACCAAAATCCCCACTAAAACCATGTGGGTGCTGGAGTTAAAAAAATAG
- a CDS encoding phytanoyl-CoA dioxygenase family protein, protein MQPSVSILKFLDEPYTLTAEQVSFYQKNRYIKLKHVLNQETLDFFNNAITIRVNQMKTIDTPLEQRSTYGKAFLQLFNLWCEDEVVKKLIFSKRLGKIASDLMQTDGVRIYHDQALFKEGGGGITPWHADQYYWPSQTDKTVTAWMPLQATPLELGPLEFSAASHQIVEGRELEIGDESEAVIQQKLRVTDFKHVIEPFDAGEISFHSGWVFHRAGANVTNQMRKVMTIIFMDKDMKLKAPENKNQINDWNTWCPGATVGEVINSPINPIIYQR, encoded by the coding sequence ATGCAACCTTCAGTTTCTATTTTAAAGTTCTTAGATGAGCCTTACACGTTAACGGCCGAGCAGGTATCTTTCTATCAAAAAAATAGATATATCAAGTTGAAACACGTGCTGAATCAAGAAACACTTGATTTTTTCAACAACGCAATTACTATTCGGGTAAATCAAATGAAAACCATTGATACCCCTCTGGAGCAGCGAAGCACTTATGGAAAAGCATTTTTGCAATTGTTCAATCTTTGGTGCGAAGATGAAGTCGTGAAGAAGTTGATTTTTAGTAAGCGTCTGGGAAAAATCGCTTCCGATTTGATGCAAACTGATGGGGTTAGAATTTACCACGACCAGGCACTTTTTAAAGAGGGTGGTGGCGGAATTACGCCTTGGCATGCCGATCAATATTATTGGCCATCACAAACTGATAAAACAGTTACTGCTTGGATGCCATTGCAAGCGACACCACTGGAGCTAGGACCGCTTGAATTTAGTGCAGCAAGCCATCAGATTGTGGAAGGAAGAGAACTTGAAATAGGCGATGAAAGTGAAGCCGTTATTCAACAAAAACTTCGGGTTACGGATTTCAAACATGTGATTGAACCTTTTGATGCCGGTGAGATAAGTTTTCATTCAGGATGGGTGTTTCATCGAGCAGGAGCCAATGTGACTAATCAAATGCGCAAGGTGATGACCATTATTTTTATGGACAAAGACATGAAGTTGAAGGCACCGGAAAATAAAAATCAAATTAACGACTGGAATACATGGTGCCCTGGGGCAACTGTCGGGGAAGTAATTAACAGCCCGATTAACCCGATCATTTATCAACGCTAG
- a CDS encoding sugar phosphate isomerase/epimerase, translating into MEIKFVCPYWGQEGTSPSDFFRCILQEGYDGVEINMPNSSDFTKEFQIELEYARKMDKNFVFIAQQVLPLRQESVEEYATRLKKRLDTIVALKPNFINSHTGKDYFSFDDNCRIIEMVENIAQQSGIQILHETHRGRFTYHAASLLPYLERFPQLKLTADFSHWCTVSESLLNDQNEIVDKVIPFVYHLHARVGYEHSPQVNDPFAPEWKSTFDTFVGWWKKVIKAGNVTGGFFTICPEFGPVPYMPTMPFTQKPLGDQWEINVRMKDYLQHEFDSRY; encoded by the coding sequence ATGGAGATCAAGTTTGTCTGCCCGTATTGGGGTCAAGAGGGAACATCACCTTCCGACTTTTTCAGGTGTATTCTGCAGGAGGGTTATGACGGTGTGGAGATAAACATGCCCAATTCATCGGATTTTACAAAGGAATTTCAAATTGAATTGGAATACGCGCGTAAAATGGACAAGAACTTTGTCTTCATTGCACAACAAGTTCTCCCTTTACGGCAAGAGAGCGTTGAGGAATATGCTACTCGCTTAAAAAAGCGACTTGATACTATTGTTGCGCTCAAACCAAATTTCATCAATAGTCACACAGGAAAAGATTATTTTTCATTTGATGATAATTGTAGGATTATTGAAATGGTTGAAAACATAGCACAGCAGTCGGGAATACAAATTTTACATGAGACTCACCGCGGACGTTTTACTTACCATGCTGCTTCATTGCTTCCCTACTTAGAACGATTTCCACAACTTAAACTAACAGCAGACTTTTCACATTGGTGCACTGTCTCCGAAAGCCTTTTGAACGATCAAAATGAAATAGTTGATAAAGTAATTCCTTTCGTTTACCATCTTCATGCCCGCGTGGGCTACGAGCATTCGCCACAAGTGAATGATCCTTTTGCTCCTGAATGGAAGTCAACTTTCGATACATTCGTTGGCTGGTGGAAGAAAGTTATAAAAGCCGGAAATGTTACAGGAGGCTTTTTTACAATTTGCCCGGAATTTGGTCCCGTACCGTATATGCCAACCATGCCATTCACACAAAAACCGTTGGGCGACCAATGGGAAATTAATGTAAGAATGAAAGATTACTTACAACATGAATTTGACTCTCGTTACTAG
- a CDS encoding GH92 family glycosyl hydrolase: protein MSKFVNRLLVSIGLVVLFFACQNQANDDKDFTQFVNPFIGTEGTGHTFPGPCLPFGMVQPGPDNRDQGWDYTSGYQYRDSTIIGFSQTRANGTGISEFGDVLLQPVTDSRTEKFGEGYHKQTERATPGYYSVALRNQVKVELSASERVAFHKYTYPNNKAKLLVDLQHGLRFLTDSLVLESDVRLSNQNSISGFCHTKNWVDRKYFFFIQFDQPFVTSSELVKKPKEKAPKYILEFELKDKVLKTKVALSTVSVEGAIANLKTEIPEWDFDGTVTQAKQKWNEYLSRIEIDADQKQKEIFYSSMYRLFIQPSNIADVDGKYRGADDVVRQAENNEYYSTLSLWDTYRAAHPLYTLIAPEKVNGFVQSMIAHSKAAGFLPIWTAWGQDNYCMIGNHSIPVIVDAYKKGFMGFDANDALKEMVKSTTEKHINSNWPLLNKYGYYPFDSLDNEAVSRTLEHGVDDYFVATMAEQLGRRDIATQYFKRASFYKNLYDSTTRQMRGKNSLAKWRTPFNPLMATSPMNNPGDYTEANAWQYFWTPAQYDAEGLMRLLGGKRNFTAQLDSFFTIRALNPNKHLGQEAMIGQYAHGNEPSHHIAYLYAYSEKPQRGRELITQICNQFYDNTPTGMIGNDDCGQMSAWYIFSTLGFYPVNPGNGTFVFGVPQAKKIVVKLAKSKELIISLTSNKQNVSVFEVQLNGKKTLDHSVAYSTLTKGGKLEFISEN from the coding sequence ATGAGTAAATTTGTAAATAGACTTTTGGTATCGATTGGGTTGGTTGTTTTGTTTTTTGCTTGCCAGAATCAAGCAAATGATGACAAGGATTTTACGCAATTTGTCAATCCATTCATTGGCACAGAAGGAACGGGTCATACCTTTCCCGGTCCGTGTTTGCCGTTTGGGATGGTTCAACCGGGCCCGGATAATAGAGATCAAGGTTGGGACTACACAAGTGGATATCAATATCGGGATTCAACCATTATTGGATTTTCTCAGACACGTGCCAATGGCACTGGCATCAGTGAGTTTGGTGATGTGCTCTTGCAGCCAGTTACAGATTCCCGGACAGAGAAATTTGGTGAGGGATATCACAAACAGACAGAACGTGCAACGCCCGGTTATTATTCTGTTGCGCTCCGTAATCAAGTCAAGGTCGAGTTATCTGCCAGCGAGCGAGTTGCCTTTCATAAATACACGTACCCCAACAATAAGGCAAAGCTTTTGGTCGATCTACAACACGGTCTTCGATTTCTTACCGACTCGTTGGTGTTAGAGAGTGACGTAAGATTGAGCAATCAAAATAGTATTTCGGGTTTTTGCCACACCAAAAATTGGGTGGATCGAAAGTATTTCTTTTTTATCCAGTTCGATCAACCCTTTGTCACTAGTTCCGAATTGGTTAAGAAACCTAAGGAGAAAGCACCAAAGTACATTTTAGAATTCGAACTAAAGGACAAAGTGCTTAAAACAAAAGTTGCTTTGTCGACCGTAAGTGTAGAGGGTGCAATAGCAAATCTAAAGACTGAAATTCCAGAATGGGATTTTGACGGGACTGTAACCCAAGCAAAGCAGAAATGGAATGAATATTTATCTCGTATTGAAATAGATGCAGATCAAAAACAAAAAGAGATTTTCTATAGCTCTATGTATCGCTTATTTATTCAGCCTTCCAACATTGCGGATGTGGATGGAAAGTACAGGGGCGCAGACGATGTAGTCCGTCAAGCGGAAAACAATGAGTACTATTCTACACTCTCCTTGTGGGATACTTACCGCGCGGCTCACCCACTCTATACGCTGATCGCTCCTGAGAAAGTCAACGGGTTTGTGCAATCGATGATCGCTCATTCCAAGGCTGCCGGTTTCTTACCGATCTGGACAGCATGGGGCCAAGACAATTATTGTATGATCGGCAATCATTCCATTCCGGTGATAGTCGATGCCTATAAAAAGGGATTTATGGGTTTCGATGCAAATGATGCGCTGAAAGAGATGGTTAAAAGCACTACAGAGAAACACATCAACAGCAATTGGCCTTTGTTGAACAAGTATGGCTATTATCCTTTTGATAGTTTGGACAACGAAGCTGTTTCAAGAACACTAGAACATGGAGTAGATGATTATTTTGTTGCCACCATGGCCGAACAGTTGGGTAGACGAGATATTGCGACACAATATTTTAAGCGTGCTTCTTTTTACAAAAACCTATACGACAGCACAACCCGGCAAATGCGGGGGAAGAATAGCTTGGCTAAATGGCGAACCCCATTCAATCCGCTGATGGCAACATCGCCCATGAACAACCCGGGCGATTACACAGAAGCAAATGCATGGCAATATTTTTGGACACCTGCCCAATATGATGCGGAGGGGCTTATGCGTTTGTTAGGTGGCAAAAGAAATTTTACTGCACAATTGGATAGTTTTTTTACCATTCGCGCACTCAACCCAAATAAACACCTAGGACAAGAAGCAATGATTGGGCAATATGCGCATGGCAATGAACCAAGTCATCATATTGCCTACCTATATGCCTATTCAGAGAAGCCCCAAAGAGGCAGAGAATTGATCACGCAAATTTGCAATCAATTTTATGACAACACACCCACAGGAATGATAGGCAATGATGACTGCGGCCAAATGAGTGCGTGGTACATTTTTTCAACGCTAGGTTTTTATCCGGTTAACCCGGGAAATGGCACTTTTGTGTTTGGAGTTCCTCAGGCAAAAAAGATAGTTGTTAAACTAGCTAAGAGCAAAGAGTTAATTATCAGTTTAACTTCGAACAAACAGAACGTTTCGGTTTTTGAAGTACAGTTAAATGGTAAGAAAACTTTAGATCATTCTGTAGCCTATTCGACTCTTACCAAAGGCGGAAAACTTGAGTTTATCAGCGAAAATTGA
- a CDS encoding alpha/beta hydrolase, with protein sequence MKPIFIITLFVCCHLVSISQVPKVSSGTIKHYEKFESKYVVPRNVDVWLPDGYDSKKKYAVLYMHDGKGLYDSAIMWNKQEWGVDEVLGRLLKEGKVKNCIVVGAWNSEGTRHPEYFPQKPYESLSRVERDTITAQLQKMGRTKEMFKPISDNYLKFLVEELKPFIDKNFSTKTDAKNTFVAGSSMGGLISMYAICEYPNVFGGAACLSTHWPGTFKVEGNPIPEAFFNYLAKNLPNPKSHKLYFDYGDQTLDALYPPLQKKADEVIKAKGYTAKNWLTKYFPGENHSEKAWNKRLDIPLLFLLKK encoded by the coding sequence ATGAAACCGATATTCATAATCACTCTATTTGTATGTTGTCATCTCGTGTCGATTTCACAAGTGCCCAAGGTTTCTTCAGGAACCATCAAACACTACGAAAAGTTTGAATCAAAATATGTGGTTCCTCGTAATGTGGACGTCTGGCTTCCGGATGGTTATGACTCCAAAAAGAAGTATGCGGTGTTGTATATGCACGATGGGAAGGGTCTTTATGATTCCGCTATCATGTGGAACAAGCAGGAGTGGGGAGTAGATGAGGTATTGGGTAGATTGTTAAAAGAAGGGAAAGTAAAGAACTGTATCGTAGTAGGTGCCTGGAATTCTGAAGGCACGCGCCACCCCGAGTATTTTCCGCAAAAGCCATATGAGAGTTTATCTCGAGTAGAAAGGGATACAATTACAGCACAGCTGCAAAAAATGGGAAGGACAAAGGAGATGTTTAAGCCAATATCAGATAATTACTTGAAGTTTTTAGTGGAGGAGTTAAAGCCTTTTATCGATAAAAACTTTTCAACGAAGACAGACGCGAAAAATACTTTCGTGGCTGGCTCAAGTATGGGTGGACTGATTTCGATGTACGCCATATGCGAGTACCCCAATGTGTTTGGTGGAGCGGCTTGCTTAAGCACCCATTGGCCAGGCACTTTTAAAGTCGAGGGAAATCCAATTCCAGAGGCCTTCTTCAATTACCTAGCCAAAAATCTGCCAAATCCTAAGTCGCACAAGTTATACTTCGATTACGGTGATCAAACGTTGGATGCTCTTTATCCACCCCTGCAAAAGAAGGCAGATGAAGTAATAAAAGCGAAAGGCTACACCGCTAAGAATTGGTTGACGAAATATTTTCCCGGAGAGAACCATTCTGAAAAGGCATGGAATAAGCGCCTGGATATTCCCCTATTGTTTTTACTAAAAAAGTAA